One genomic segment of Macaca fascicularis isolate 582-1 chromosome 19, T2T-MFA8v1.1 includes these proteins:
- the TRAPPC5 gene encoding trafficking protein particle complex subunit 5, with product MEARFTRGKSALLERALARPRTEVSLSAFALLFSELVQHCQSRVFSVAELQARLAALGRQVGARVLDALVAREKGARRETKVLGALLFVKGAVWKALFGKEADKLEQANDDARTFYIIEREPLINTYISVPKENSTLNCASFTAGIVEAVLTHSGFPAKVTAHWHKGTTLMIKFEEAVIARDRALEGR from the coding sequence atgGAGGCGCGCTTTACGCGCGGGAAGTCGGCGCTGCTGGAGCGCGCGCTGGCGCGGCCACGCACGGAGGTGAGCCTGAGCGCCTTCGCACTGCTGTTCTCTGAGCTGGTGCAGCACTGCCAGAGCCGCGTCTTCTCCGTGGCGGAGCTGCAGGCGCGCCTGGCCGCGCTGGGCCGCCAGGTGGGCGCGCGCGTGCTGGATGCGCTGGTGGCGCGCGAAAAGGGTGCCCGGCGTGAGACCAAGGTGCTGGGCGCGTTGCTCTTCGTCAAAGGTGCAGTGTGGAAGGCGCTCTTCGGCAAGGAGGCGGACAAGCTGGAGCAGGCCAACGATGACGCGCGTACCTTCTATATCATCGAGCGCGAGCCGCTCATCAACACCTACATCTCCGTGCCCAAGGAGAACAGCACGCTCAACTGCGCCAGCTTCACAGCGGGCATCGTGGAGGCGGTGCTCACACACAGCGGCTTCCCTGCCAAGGTCACAGCGCACTGGCACAAGGGCACCACGCTCATGATCAAGTTCGAGGAGGCGGTCATCGCTCGAGACCGGGCCCTGGAGGGCCGCTGA
- the MCEMP1 gene encoding mast cell-expressed membrane protein 1 isoform X2 yields MQAPAFKDKKRGISAKNQGAHDPDYENITLAFRNQDHAKGGHSRPTSQVPAQGRPPSDSTQVPRWLYRAILSLYILLALAFVVCIILSAFIMMKNAEMSKQLLGFKTELWNVSNSMQACEERQKGVWKSVQGNITTVRSKVEKLEMQLADIRNINIKVQKILELLQTKPQSPPQ; encoded by the exons GTGCCCATGACCCAGACTATGAGAATATCACCTTGGCCTTCAGAAACCAGGACCATGCGAAGGGTGGTCATTCACGACCCACGAGTCAAG TCCCAGCCCAGGGCAGGCCACCCTCAGACTCCACCCAGGTCCCCCGCTGGTTGTACAGAGCCATCCTGAGCCTGTACAtcctcctggccctggcctttgtcgTCTGCATCATCCTGTCGGCCTTCATCATGATGAAGA ATGCTGAGATGTCCAAGCAGCTGCTGGGCTTTAAAACGGAGCTTTGGAACG TCTCAAACTCCATGCAAGCATgcgaagagagacagaaaggagtcTGGAAATCTGTTCAGGGGAACATCACCACAGTGAGGAGCAAGGTGGAGAAATTAGAGATGCAATTAGCAG ACATAAGAAACATTAACATAAAGGTACAGAAAATCTTGGAGTTGCTGCAGACAAAGCCAC AGTCCCCACCTCAATAA
- the MCEMP1 gene encoding mast cell-expressed membrane protein 1 isoform X1 gives MQAPAFKDKKRGISAKNQGAHDPDYENITLAFRNQDHAKGGHSRPTSQGEQTRPTSQVPAQGRPPSDSTQVPRWLYRAILSLYILLALAFVVCIILSAFIMMKNAEMSKQLLGFKTELWNVSNSMQACEERQKGVWKSVQGNITTVRSKVEKLEMQLADIRNINIKVQKILELLQTKPQSPPQ, from the exons GTGCCCATGACCCAGACTATGAGAATATCACCTTGGCCTTCAGAAACCAGGACCATGCGAAGGGTGGTCATTCACGACCCACGAGTCAAGGTGAGCAGACACGACCCACGAGTCAAG TCCCAGCCCAGGGCAGGCCACCCTCAGACTCCACCCAGGTCCCCCGCTGGTTGTACAGAGCCATCCTGAGCCTGTACAtcctcctggccctggcctttgtcgTCTGCATCATCCTGTCGGCCTTCATCATGATGAAGA ATGCTGAGATGTCCAAGCAGCTGCTGGGCTTTAAAACGGAGCTTTGGAACG TCTCAAACTCCATGCAAGCATgcgaagagagacagaaaggagtcTGGAAATCTGTTCAGGGGAACATCACCACAGTGAGGAGCAAGGTGGAGAAATTAGAGATGCAATTAGCAG ACATAAGAAACATTAACATAAAGGTACAGAAAATCTTGGAGTTGCTGCAGACAAAGCCAC AGTCCCCACCTCAATAA